A window of Coturnix japonica isolate 7356 chromosome 2, Coturnix japonica 2.1, whole genome shotgun sequence contains these coding sequences:
- the LOC107310132 gene encoding desmoglein-1-like yields MDWLPHRTAAFLFLLLVLLDFSTGFHVEVKEWNGNGTARWKTFRRQKREWIKFAAACREGEDNSKRNPIAKIRSDCEENNPVTYSISGVGIDRAPYGIFVINPRTGEINITSIVDREVTPVFVIRCFAKHSVTGMDLEPPLELRVRVLDINDNPPIFAQSVFTGSVEECSMDNTLVMKIIASDADEPNHLNSKIAFKIESQEPSGQPMFIMNKYTGELHLANYLDREQHSSYTLVVKASDRDGAADGISSLCSCHVKVIDVNDNFPTLAQSSFSASISENSLSSEILRIQALDADEEFSDNWLAEFFFISGNEDNYFEIVTDPATNQGILRVIKELNYEHIPTHSLSIGVRNRAEFHHSVMSQYQVIGTPLIVEVKNVVEPPRFNPSAIILSVPQRTRVNYVVGTYTAFDEDTGTTANNVIYSIGRDPGAWFRINQNTGEITLSKVIDWESTYVTNGRYTAEVLAITRGVPRYTATGTIVLTMQDTRDNCPAINTELRKVCMHSPSVIITAKSINDQYALPFTFSIHGEPQTTWIIRSINASSAELINQNMDFYLYKISIRVRDSQGRTCSQPYVIPLQACRCDSRNYCSNGATKIIIIGGGGGSAGGGGAGGAGGGGAGGAGGGGAGGGGAGGAGGGGAGGGGAGGGGAGGGGAGGDGSQGGGGTGQDYGGTGYEGGGGMDSYTDTDTGVDTGGYDTYTGGTDNDYGRNEYGGYAQTGSTTLSGSAIGLMFLGGLIFVLIPILMSMSDCCGCGPGAAAGVGTGFEPVPECTEGAIHPWGIEGAQPEDRDVSHILAPTTAAGGDFGEPSDIYTNTYGGGGVVASGVEETTGVGYGTGTGYGTAGGISGTGEAKGSVGGTIKEYREGGVNMAFLDNYFSEKAFVYADEDEGRPANDCLLIYDHEGIGTPVGSVGCCSFIGEDTDETYLETLGPKFKTLAEICLGKEIEPFPDANPPWPGINVNFPNTECDLNLPPPGTTILVNGSAPMAPPVGTTTVVTENTYTSASTVQPPRPVPDPLLHGNVTVTETYASGSPSLCVDPLRASNVVVTERVVGPASASDLRGMLDIPDLTDGSNVIVTERVIAPNSRLPASLSIPDLVDGSNVVVTERVFRPASGMPGSLINIPSELSNAHNVVVTERVVSGSGMSNVTGGGLGGASLGGLSSTGQMLSADCHLGQAMGTASPGTSRRRVTKYSTVQYSSQ; encoded by the exons ATGGATTGGCTCCCTCACCgaacagctgcttttctgttcctcttatTG GTACTCTTGGATTTCAGCACAGGATTTCATGTAGAG GTAAAAGAATGGAATGGAAATGGAACGGCGAGatggaaaacattcagaagacaaaaacGTGAATGGATAAAATTTGCTGCAGCTTGTAGAGAAGGAGAAGATAATTCTAAAAGGAATCCAATTGCCAAA ATTCGATCAGACTGTGAAGAGAACAATCCAGTCACATACAGCATCTCTGGAGTTGGAATTGATCGTGCCCCTTATGGAATATTTGTTATTAACCCAAGAACAGGAGAAATTAATATAACATCAATAGTGGACAGGGAAGTGACCCCTGTATTTGTC ATACGCTGTTTTGCAAAACACTCAGTGACCGGTATGGATTTGGAACCACCTCTTGAACTTCGAGTCAGAGTTCTGGATATAAATGATAATCCTCCTATATTTGCACAATCAGTATTTACCGGATCTGTTGAAGAATGCAGTATGGACA ACACACTGGtgatgaaaataattgcatCAGATGCTGATGAGCCAAATCACTTGAACTCTAAAATTGCCTTCAAGATAGAGAGCCAGGAACCTTCAGGCCAGCCCATGTTTATTATGAACAAATACACTGGAGAACTCCATCTAGCAAATTATCTTGACAGAGAG CAACACAGTAGTTACACTTTGGTTGTGAAGGCATCAGACCGCGATGGAGCAGCAGATGGAATTTCCTCCCTTTGTAGCTGTCATGTGAAAGTTATTGATGTCAATGACAACTTCCCAACTCTTGCTCAAAGCTCT TTTTCagcaagtatttcagaaaactcACTCAGTTCAGAAATTCTTCGAATACAAGCTCTGGATGCTGATGAAGAGTTTAGTGACAATTGGTTGgcagaatttttctttatatctggTAATGAAGATAACTACTTTGAAATTGTTACAGATCCAGCTACAAATCAAGGAATCCTCAGAGTAATTAAG gaaCTGAATTACGAACACATCCCAACCCACTCACTGAGCATTGGTGTCAGGAACAGAGCTGAATTCCACCATTCTGTTATGTCGCAATATCAAGTCATTGGAACACCCCTCATAGTAGAAGTAAAAAACGTGGTTGAGCCGCCAAGATTTAACCCATCTGCTATAATCTTATCTGTACCACAAAGAACAAGGGTGAATTATGTTGTGGGAACATACACAGCCTTCGATGAGGACACAGGCACTACAGCAAATAATGTTAT atacaGTATAGGACGTGATCCAGGTGCCTGGTTCAGAATCAATCAAAACACTGGGGAAATCACATTAAGCAAAGTTATTGACTGGGAATCCACCTATGTAACAAATGGGCGGTACACAGCAGAAGTTCTGGCTATTACCAGAG GGGTTCCTCGATATACTGCCACTGGAACCATTGTACTTACAATGCAAGACACCAGAGACAACTGTCCAGCTATCAATACAGAATTAAGGAAAGTGTGTATGCATTCCCCATCAGTGATTATCACAGCAAAGAGCATAAATGATCAGTATGCCCTTCCCTTTACATTCAGCATACATGGTGAACCTCAAACCACGTGGATTATCAGATCAATAAATG cTTCCTCTGCAGAATTAATAAATCAGAACATGGACTTTTACCTTTACAAGATCTCTATCAGAGTAAGAGATAGCCAAGGTCGAACTTGCTCGCAGCCATATGTGATTCCTCTGCAAGCTTGTCGATGTGACAGTCGCAATTACTGCAGCAATGGGGccacaaaaataattatcattggaggtggtggtggtagtgctggtggtggtggagctggtggtgctggtggtggtggagctggtggtgctggtggaggtggtgctggtggtggtggtgctggtggtgctggtggtggtggtgctggaggtggtggtgctggaggtggtggtgctggtggtggtggtgctggtggtgaCGGAAGCCAGGGTGGTGGAGGAACGGGACAAGACTATGGTGGGACTGGGTACGAAGGAGGTGGTGGCATGGACTCCTACACAGACACTGACACTGGCGTAGACACTGGCGGTTACGACACTTATACTGGAGGCACTGATAATGATTACGGCAGAAATGAATACGGTGGATATGCCCAAACTGGTTCTACCACACTTAGTGGTTCTGCCATTGGCCTGATGTTTCTTGGTGGATTAATATTTGTTC TGATTCCAATTTTGATGTCAATGAGTGATTGTTGTGGCTGTGgacctggagctgcagctggagttggaactggatttGAACCTGTACCTGAATGCACAGAAGGTGCAATTCATCCATGGGGAATAGAAGGTGCACAGCCTGAAGACCGG GATGTCTCACACATTCTTGCCCCAACaacagctgctggaggtgaTTTTGGTGAGCCTTCTG atatatatacaaatacatatggaggaggaggagtagTAGCATCTGGTGTGGAAGAAACTACAGGAGTTGGTTATGGCACTGGTACTGGTTATGGAACAGCTGGAGGGATTTCTGGAACCGGGGAAGCAAAAGGATCAGTTGGAGGAACAATAAAAGAATATCGAGAAGGAGGGGTGAACATGGCTTTCCTAGACAATTACTTCTCAGAG aaagcatttgtgtATGCAGATGAAGATGAAGGTCGGCCAGCAAATGACTGCCTATTAATATATGATCATGAAGGAATAGGTACTCCTGTTGGCTCTGTTGGTTGCTGCAGCTTTATTGGAGAAGATACAGATGAAACATACTTGGAAACTTTAGGACCAAAATTTAAGACTTTGGCGGAGATCTGTCTGGGCAAGGAGATCGAACCATTCCCTGATGCCAATCCACCTTGGCCAGGCATTAACGTCAACTTTCCCAACACTGAATGTGACCTAAACCTGCCACCACCTGGAACCACAATCCTTGTCAACGGATCTGCACCTATGGCTCCCCCAGTTGGCACTACCACTGTTGTTACTGAAAACACCTATACGTCTGCATCTACCGTACAGCCCCCACGGCCAGTGCCTGATCCTTTGCTCCATGGCAATGTGACGGTGACAGAGACCTATGCCTCCGGTTCTCCTTCTCTTTGTGTTGATCCACTGCGTGCATCCAATGTTGTTGTAACAGAAAGGGTTGTTGGTCCCGCATCTGCCTCTGATTTGCGTGGCATGCTAGATATCCCTGATCTTACAGATGGGTCCAACGTAATCGTCACAGAAAGAGTCATTGCGCCTAACTCCCGGCTCCCAGCATCTCTGAGCATTCCCGATTTGGTAGATGGGTCAAATGTGGTGGTGACAGAAAGAGTGTTCAGGCCTGCCTCTGGGATGCCAGGCAGCTTAATAAATATACCCTCAGAGTTATCCAATGCCCACAATGTGGTGGTCACTGAGAGGGTAGTGTCAGGGTCTGGGATGAGCAACGTGACAGGGGGAGGACTAGGAGGAGCCAGCCTGGGTGGACTAAGCAGCACAGGCCAAATGCTCAGTGCTGACTGTCACCTTGGTCAGGCAATGGGTACAGCATCCCCTGGCACCTCCCGGAGAAGAGTGACAAAGTACAGCACCGTGCAATACTCCAGCCAGTAA